The genomic segment CAGTCTCGAACTCGGCGGCAAGGACCCGGCGATCGTGCTGGCCGACGCCGACATCGACCGGGCGGCCAACGGCATCGCCTGGGGTGGGATGTTCAACTCCGGCCAGGTGTGCATCTCGGTGGAGCGGGTCTACGTCGAGGCGCCGGTCTACGACGAATTCGTTTCCAAGCTGACGGCGAACGTCCGGAACATCAAGCAGGGGCAGGAAGAGTCGGGCTTCAAGTACGACACCGGGGCCATGGCCACGGCCGCGCAGCGCGACATCGTCGAACGCCACGTCAAGGAGGCCGTCGAGGCGGGCGCGCGGGTGCTGACCGGTGGCAAGCCGACCGGTGTTGGCACGTTCTTCGAGCCGACGGTGCTCGCCGATGTCACCCCGACGATGACCTGCATCGCGGAGGAGACCTTCGGTCCGACGCTTCCGGTGGTGAAGGTGGCCGACGAGGAAGAAGCCATCCGGCTGGCCAACGATTCGCAGTACGGGCTGTCGGCGACGGTGTGGACCGGCGATGTCGAGCGGGGCGAGCAAGTGGCCCGACGGCTGGAATGCGGTGCGGTCAACGTCAACGATGCGCTGGCCAACGTGTTCTGCCCGTCGCTGCCGATGGGCGGCTGGAAGAACTCCGGTGTCGGTTATCGGTCCGGTGGTGCCAGCGGTTTGATCAAGTTTTGCCGCCAGCAGGCCATCACCGCGCCGAAGGTACCGACCCAGAAATCCGAGTTGATGTGGTACTCGTCGTCGAAGCGACAGGGTCAGCTTGCGCTGGCGGCGATGCGGGCCATGGCCGGTAAGGGTATGCGCCGCTTCGGGATTCGCCCCAAGAAGTAGCCGCTACGCGCCGTACCCGGGCGGGTTGGGGGTGTCGACCCACAGGTCCACTCCCAACTCGGACCCCGGCACGCAGTCGT from the Mycolicibacterium crocinum genome contains:
- a CDS encoding aldehyde dehydrogenase family protein, producing MTAVEPKADQATITVHNPADGRVAGTVPVDSAEVVAAKANELRLFQTEWEEIGPRGRKVWMYKWQDWILDNADHLTEVLMSETGKSHGDAKLEPVALADSIKYWAGNAEEFLADRHPKAHNLLFKVKKLTTVYRPYPLVGIIEPWNFPLAMLALDVVPALASGAAVLLKPSEVTPLSAVEFARGWTEVGAPPVLKLATGYGETGAAVINNADYVHFTGSTATGRKVAVACAEQLKPFSLELGGKDPAIVLADADIDRAANGIAWGGMFNSGQVCISVERVYVEAPVYDEFVSKLTANVRNIKQGQEESGFKYDTGAMATAAQRDIVERHVKEAVEAGARVLTGGKPTGVGTFFEPTVLADVTPTMTCIAEETFGPTLPVVKVADEEEAIRLANDSQYGLSATVWTGDVERGEQVARRLECGAVNVNDALANVFCPSLPMGGWKNSGVGYRSGGASGLIKFCRQQAITAPKVPTQKSELMWYSSSKRQGQLALAAMRAMAGKGMRRFGIRPKK